A region from the Silene latifolia isolate original U9 population chromosome 7, ASM4854445v1, whole genome shotgun sequence genome encodes:
- the LOC141592751 gene encoding disease resistance protein L6 isoform X4, whose translation MMFMLLVSLEWEAQVALTSLEELSLKSNKSIVKIWDKESNLNSFQNLKDLRIRDCGEMESIGLPSIFLSLVKLETLSINNCKKMQQVISDGSETQGIPKEIITFPNLKRLQIKFMENLKSFYDGSCKMAFPSLERLELNCKRMTKFAGGTSSTAFFPKTIEFPSLESLWLYELSDEVRVLWDLPVGEGQGISSNPLPNLKTLVIRKIKLPSIVFPSLSDLTVEAVGDAKFLFSSSSENEGCVGTFSQFPKLEKLWIQGCAGSVKQQFIEDDGSTAILNFCGQLRSLWLQSALNMEVVSLHLFKSLRDVYISDLACEYLFSADGGFLQLQSLEVLRIYNCPNLEVIIRGGDKDTTVVFPRLKTLALQDLEGMTKFCSISDIPSLERLGIYSCNKLESLFFGEPNQVVELPSLEKVTIRSCDAIKSISTTPLKASKLRELTVSNCPEMGWLLDGEPNQVVELPSLEHVTIDECDAIKSFSTRPLKAPKLRELTVSNCPEMEWFLSGNSNCNADLELPSLENVIIKKCPKMKSFSPVVLKAPRLRKLYVEQCSKWEWLFDEESNQVVELPSLEEVTIKDCDAMKSFSARPLKAPNLRKLWVFNCPEMEWFLSGNSNCNADLELPSLENVTIKDCPNMKSFSPAVPRAPKLQLVYVDNKRYRIAEIEDLNHVLISANSSEQTAADENDL comes from the exons GTTGCATTGACATCCTTGGAAGAATTGTCGTTGAAAAGTAACAAGAGTATTGTAAAGATCTGGGATAAGGAATCGAATCTGAATAGTTTTCAGAATTTGAAGGATCTACGAATCCGTGATTGTGGAGAAATGGAGAGTATAGGATTGCCGTctatatttctttctcttgtGAAACTTGAGACCCTATCAATAAACAATTGCAAGAAGATGCAGCAAGTCATTAGCGATGGAAGTGAAACGCAAGGAATTCCTAAAGAAATTATCACATTTCCTAATTTGAAGCGCCTTCAGATAAAATTTATGGAGAATTTAAAGTCCTTCTATGATGGAAGTTGTAAAATGGCATTTCCAAGTTTAGAAAGGTTGGAGCTTAATTGTAAACGCATGACAAAATTTGCGGGGGGCACAAGTTCAACGGCCTTTTTTCCCAAAACG ATTGAATTCCCCAGTTTGGAGAGTCTATGGTTGTATGAACTGAGCGATGAAGTGAGGGTGTTATGGGACTTACCTGTGGGAGAAGGTCAAGGAATCTCATCTAACCCTCTCCCTAATTTAAAGACACTCGTTATTAGGAAAATCAAGTTGCCATCTATCGTCTTTCCGAGTTTGTCTGACCTCACAGTAGAAGCCGTAGGTGATGCCAAATTCCTATTTTCATCGTCATCTGAAAATGAAGGATGTGTTGGTACATTTTCCCAATTTCCAAAATTGGAAAAACTATGGATTCAAGGTTGTGCAGGCTCTGTAAAACAACAATTTATTGAGGATGATGGCTCCACTGCTATCTTGAATTTTTGTGGTCAGTTGAGGAGCTTGTGGCTCCAATCTGCATTGAACATGGAGGTCGTATCTTTACATCTTTTCAAAAGTCTTCGTGACGTTTATATATCAGACTTGGCATGTGAATATTTATTCTCAGCCGATGGGGGCTTTCTGCAATTACAGTCACTTGAAGTGCTTAGGATTTATAACTGCCCAAACTTAGAGGTGATAATCCGAGGAGGTGACAAAGATACCACCGTTGTTTTTCCTCGGCTTAAGACATTAGCCTTGCAGGATTTGGAGGGTATGACCAAGTTCTGTTCCATTTCGGACATCCCATCACTTGAACGCCTCGGCATATATTCGTGTAACAAATTGGAGTCTCTTTTCTTCGGAGAACCAAATCAAGTTGTAGAATTGCCATCTTTGGAAAAAGTGACAATTCGATCTTGTGATGCCATCAAGTCTATCTCAACCACACCTCTAAAAGCATCTAAATTAAGAGAATTAACGGTATCTAACTGCCCTGAAATGGGGTGGCTTTTAGACGGAGAACCAAATCAAGTCGTAGAATTACCATCTTTGGAACATGTGACAATTGATGAGTGTGATGCCATCAAGTCTTTCTCAACCAGACCTCTAAAAGCGCCTAAATTAAGAGAACTAACCGTATCTAACTGCCCCGAAATGGAGTGGTTTTTATCAGGAAACTCAAATTGCAATGCAGACCTAGAACTGCCTTCTCTGGAGAACGTCATTATCAAGAAATGCCCCAAAATGAAATCATTCTCGCCTGTAGTTCTAAAGGCTCCGAGATTAAGAAAACTATATGTAGAACAATGCAGCAAATGGGAGTGGCTTTTCGACGAAGAATCAAATCAAGTCGTAGAATTACCATCTTTGGAGGAAGTGACAATTAAGGACTGTGATGCCATGAAGTCATTCTCAGCCAGACCTCTAAAAGCACCTAACTTAAGAAAACTATGGGTATTTAACTGCCCCGAAATGGAGTGGTTTTTATCAGGAAACTCAAATTGCAATGCAGACTTGGAACTACCGTCTCTGGAGAACGTCACTATCAAGGACTGCCCCAACATGAAGTCATTCTCGCCTGCAGTTCCAAGGGCTCCTAAATTACAACTCGTGTATGTCGATAACAAGCGCTATCGAATTGCCGAGATTGAAGACTTAAATCACGTCTTGATATCTGCAAACAGCAGTGAGCAGACTGCTGCTGATGAAAACGACTTGTAA
- the LOC141592751 gene encoding protein BUD31 homolog 1 isoform X5 — protein sequence MPKVKTNRVKFPEGWELIDPTLQELESKMREAQMDTHDGKRKCETLWPIFKIAHQKSRYIYDLYYRRNEISKELYEFCLDQGYADRNLIAKWKKPGYERLCCLRCIQPRDHNFGTTCVCRVPKHLREEKVVECVHCGCGGCASGD from the exons ATGCCGAAGGTAAAGACAAACCGGGTCAAATTCCCTGAAGGATGGGAGTTGATTGATCCGACACTCCAGGAACTCGAGTCGAAGATGAGAGAAG CTCAAATGGACACACATGACGGAAAGAGAAAGTGTGAGACTTTATGGCCCATTTTCAAAATTGCTCATCAGAAGAGTAGATATATTTATGATCTCTATTATAGAAGAAATGAAATTTCGAAAGAGTTGTATGAATTCTGCTTGGACCAAGGATATGCTGATAGAAACCTAATTGCGAAATGGAAGAAG CCAGGATATGAACGTCTATGTTGTTTGAGATGCATACAACCACGGGATCATAACTTTGGCACGACCTGTGTCTGCCGAGTGCCCAAGCATTTGAGGGAAGAGAAAGTTGTGGAATGCGTTCACTGTGGATGTGGTGGTTGCGCTAGTGGGGACTGA